A single region of the Vicia villosa cultivar HV-30 ecotype Madison, WI linkage group LG4, Vvil1.0, whole genome shotgun sequence genome encodes:
- the LOC131597459 gene encoding uncharacterized protein LOC131597459 — MGGWSDGVWTWGDFGVSEVFLSNPVIAEELCTLRSRLEDFRGWNFEKDIVLWTGNSKNSFSVASCYSFYDSIRYPFGPSNIHEGAFGLLWKLEVPFKIKVFGWRLFLNRLPTKDLLEIRGMHFSHENLLCTFCGNCMESRNHLFFSCGVVKKIWGVIASWVGKGESVSEECLSNFMDWHLFFSVNMVKDRKLGIIWLATSWAIWLDRNGVCFRNESWNVNDIVWNIKLLAWRWTFCGNITRSNFSFYEFCKDPLFFLSSLRPVYNGYLEPERTLKALRRQQCAAHPVENPTIANLEKFDYPEIPE, encoded by the exons ATGGGAGGATGGTCGGATGGTGTTTGGACTTGGGGTGATTTTGGAGTTTCCGAGGTTTTTTTGTCTAATCCCGTTATTGCGGAAGAGTTGTGCACTTTGAGGAGTAGGTTGGAGGATTTTAGGGGGTGGAATTTCGAAAAAGATATAGTGTTGTGGACCggaaattccaaaaattctttTTCGGTAGCTTCATGTTATTCCTTCTACGATTCTATTAGATATCCGTTTGGCCCCTCTAATATTCATGAAGGTGCGTTTGGTTTGTTGTGGAAATTGGAGGTCCCTTTTAAGATAAAGGTTTTTGGTTGGAGGTTGTTTCTTAATAGATTACCAACAAAGGACCTTTTGGAGATTCGAGGTATGCATTTTTCTCATGAGAATTTATTATGTACTTTTTGTGGTAATTGTATGGAAAGTAGGAATCATCTCTTTTTTAGTTGCGGGGTGGTTAAGAAAATTTGGGGTGTTATAGCAAGTTGGGTGGGTAAAGGGGAAAGTGTTAGTGAAGAGTGCTTgtcgaattttatggattggcactTATTCTTTAGTGTGAATATGGTGAAAGATAGAAAATTGGGGATTATTTGGCTTGCTACTTCTTGGGCCATATGGTTGGATAGAAACGGTGTGTGTTTTCGGAATGAGTCATGGAATGTTAACGACATCGTTTGGAACATTAAGCTTTTGGCATGGAGGTGGACGTTTTGTGGGAATATTACTCGATCCAATTTTTCCTTTTACGAGTTTTGTAAGGATCCGTTGTTCTTCCTCTC GTCATTACGCCCAGTTTACAATGGATATCTTGAACCTGAAAGAACTCTCAAAGCGCTAAGAAGACAACAATGTGCTGCACATCCAGTTGAGAACCCAACTATTGCTAATCTAGAAAAATTTGATTACCCAGAAATACCTGAGTAA